One part of the Cupriavidus taiwanensis genome encodes these proteins:
- the nifT gene encoding putative nitrogen fixation protein NifT — translation MKIMIRKDITGTLKAYLPRKDLEEPIVSMTKEQMWGGLVKLANGWQFQLPEMAPDTRLPVTVEARRVDSGGK, via the coding sequence ATGAAAATTATGATTCGAAAGGATATTACAGGTACACTAAAAGCATACTTGCCAAGAAAGGATCTTGAAGAGCCGATAGTTTCCATGACAAAGGAGCAAATGTGGGGCGGCCTCGTTAAGCTTGCGAACGGTTGGCAGTTTCAGTTACCAGAGATGGCGCCAGATACTAGGCTTCCAGTCACTGTCGAAGCTAGACGAGTTGATTCTGGAGGAAAATGA
- the nifD gene encoding nitrogenase molybdenum-iron protein alpha chain, translated as MTTTVEERKAANKALIDEVLRAYPEKMGKRRAKHLSSFEEGKPDCGVKSNIKSLPGVMTIRGCAYAGSKGVVWGPIKDMIHISHGPVGCGQYSWGSRRNYYVGTTGIDTFVTMQFTSDFQEKDIVFGGDKKLDKIIDEIQQLFPLNKGISIQTECPIGLIGDDIEAVSKKKSKEYGGHTVVPVRCEGFRGVSQSLGHHLANDAIRDFVFDAHSNKRLALESTPYDVAIIGDYNIGGDAWSSRILLEEMGLRVIAQWSGDGTLAELENTPRSKLNLLHCYRSMNYISRHMEEKYGIPWVEYNFFGPTMIEKSLREVASRFDDAIMENAEKVIAKYRAVSDAVIAKYKPRLQGKKVMLFVGGLRPRHVVGAYEDLGMEVIGTGYEFAHNDDYQRTTHYVKDGTLIYDDVTGYEFERFVDQVHPDLVGSGIKEKYVFQKMGVPFRQMHSWDYSGPYHGYDGFAIFARDMDIAISSPVWNLAKTPWKDRT; from the coding sequence ATGACCACGACGGTTGAGGAACGGAAGGCCGCCAACAAGGCCCTCATTGACGAAGTGCTACGAGCTTACCCTGAAAAGATGGGAAAACGACGGGCCAAGCACCTAAGTTCATTCGAGGAAGGCAAGCCAGATTGCGGGGTGAAGTCAAATATCAAGTCGCTGCCTGGGGTCATGACGATTCGCGGGTGCGCGTATGCTGGATCAAAGGGCGTGGTATGGGGCCCGATCAAGGACATGATTCATATAAGCCATGGGCCCGTTGGCTGTGGCCAGTACTCATGGGGATCGCGTCGCAATTACTACGTTGGCACCACGGGCATCGATACGTTCGTTACGATGCAGTTCACCTCTGATTTTCAGGAGAAGGACATAGTGTTCGGAGGTGACAAGAAGCTTGACAAGATCATTGATGAGATACAGCAGCTGTTTCCGCTCAACAAGGGGATTTCGATCCAGACAGAATGTCCGATCGGTCTTATCGGAGACGACATTGAGGCTGTCTCAAAGAAGAAGAGTAAGGAGTATGGCGGGCACACCGTCGTGCCTGTGCGCTGCGAGGGTTTCCGTGGTGTGTCGCAGTCACTCGGTCATCATTTGGCAAACGACGCGATCCGCGACTTTGTGTTCGATGCTCACTCCAATAAGCGGCTCGCACTTGAATCGACACCCTATGACGTTGCTATCATCGGCGACTACAACATTGGGGGGGACGCGTGGTCAAGTCGAATCCTTCTTGAAGAGATGGGTTTGCGGGTAATCGCACAATGGTCCGGTGACGGTACATTGGCGGAACTGGAGAACACCCCAAGGTCGAAGCTGAATTTGTTGCATTGTTACCGATCGATGAACTACATCAGTCGACACATGGAAGAAAAGTATGGAATTCCGTGGGTGGAATATAATTTTTTTGGTCCGACAATGATTGAGAAAAGCTTGCGTGAAGTTGCAAGTCGATTTGATGACGCGATTATGGAAAATGCAGAAAAGGTGATCGCTAAATACCGCGCAGTATCTGATGCCGTCATTGCGAAATATAAGCCTCGGTTGCAAGGTAAAAAGGTGATGCTCTTTGTAGGTGGGTTACGCCCGCGGCACGTTGTAGGGGCATACGAGGATCTAGGCATGGAAGTCATCGGAACGGGGTACGAGTTTGCACACAATGACGATTACCAACGAACCACGCATTATGTAAAGGATGGCACGCTCATCTATGATGATGTGACGGGGTACGAATTTGAAAGATTCGTAGACCAGGTGCACCCCGATCTTGTCGGTTCTGGTATCAAAGAGAAGTACGTGTTTCAGAAAATGGGAGTCCCGTTCCGCCAAATGCATAGCTGGGATTACTCAGGCCCTTATCACGGCTACGACGGATTTGCGATATTCGCACGTGATATGGACATTGCTATCTCAAGTCCTGTATGGAACCTCGCGAAGACGCCGTGGAAAGATCGAACATGA
- the nifK gene encoding nitrogenase molybdenum-iron protein subunit beta has translation MPQSTDKILDHELLFREPEYRALFQNKKEFEFKDPEEKIREFSEWTKTEDYKKKNFARESLTVNPAKACQPLGAVFVANGFHKTLPFVHGSQGCVAYYRSHFSRHFKEPTSCVSSSMTEDAAVFGGLNNMIDGLANAYNLYKPEMIAVSTTCMAEVIGDDLDAFIKNSKQKGSVPEDYDVPFAHTPAFVGSHVTGYDNALLGILKHFWGGKAGASNPLVRTPDDSVNFIGGFDGFVVGNMREIKRIFDLFGVKVNIICDPSETWNTPTDGVFRMYQGGTRKEEVERALNAKATFVFQEFCCERTSKFIAEQGQDVVVLNAPVGVGGTDHFLMEISRVTGKPIPAELEKERGQLVDAMADSQASLHGKRYALYGDPDQMLGYTQFLLEIGAEPSHVLSTNGNDAWAEKVQALLDASPYGAGCKVYPKRDLWHLRSLLFTEPVDYLIGNTYGKYLERDAGTPLVRLVFPIFDRHHYHRYPTWGYAGGLRILMALLDEYFEALDASTIAVSETDYSYDIVR, from the coding sequence ATGCCGCAATCGACTGACAAAATTCTCGATCATGAATTACTTTTCCGGGAGCCGGAATACAGGGCGCTCTTTCAGAATAAGAAAGAGTTCGAATTCAAGGATCCTGAAGAAAAGATAAGGGAGTTTTCCGAATGGACTAAGACAGAAGACTATAAGAAGAAGAACTTCGCCAGAGAATCACTGACTGTGAATCCGGCCAAGGCATGTCAGCCGCTTGGAGCCGTGTTTGTAGCAAACGGCTTTCACAAGACACTTCCATTCGTACATGGTTCTCAAGGCTGCGTTGCATACTACCGTTCACATTTTTCGAGGCATTTCAAGGAGCCGACTTCGTGTGTGAGTTCCTCAATGACTGAGGATGCGGCGGTCTTCGGCGGCCTGAACAACATGATTGATGGACTGGCTAACGCGTACAACCTTTACAAGCCCGAGATGATTGCCGTATCCACAACATGCATGGCGGAGGTGATCGGGGACGACCTCGATGCATTCATCAAGAACAGCAAGCAGAAGGGCAGCGTCCCTGAAGATTACGATGTGCCTTTCGCCCACACGCCAGCATTTGTCGGTAGTCACGTGACGGGTTATGACAATGCGCTACTGGGCATCCTGAAGCACTTTTGGGGCGGTAAGGCAGGGGCGTCCAACCCGTTGGTCCGAACGCCTGACGACAGTGTGAACTTCATCGGCGGCTTTGATGGCTTTGTCGTCGGAAACATGCGTGAAATCAAGAGAATATTCGATCTGTTTGGCGTAAAAGTGAACATTATCTGCGACCCGTCGGAAACCTGGAACACACCTACGGATGGCGTGTTCAGAATGTATCAAGGTGGGACAAGGAAAGAGGAGGTGGAACGCGCACTGAACGCTAAAGCAACATTCGTTTTCCAGGAGTTCTGCTGCGAACGAACAAGTAAGTTTATCGCTGAACAGGGTCAGGATGTCGTGGTTTTAAATGCGCCGGTTGGCGTTGGTGGCACTGACCATTTCCTTATGGAGATTTCGCGGGTGACCGGTAAGCCAATACCAGCTGAACTGGAAAAGGAGCGAGGTCAACTCGTAGACGCTATGGCGGACAGTCAGGCAAGCCTCCATGGTAAGCGGTACGCATTGTATGGGGACCCGGACCAGATGCTGGGATACACCCAATTTCTCCTCGAGATTGGGGCTGAACCAAGCCACGTGTTATCGACAAACGGCAACGACGCTTGGGCGGAGAAAGTACAGGCGTTGCTCGATGCGTCACCATATGGTGCAGGATGCAAAGTCTATCCGAAGCGTGACCTCTGGCACCTGCGCTCTTTGTTATTCACGGAGCCGGTGGACTATCTGATCGGCAACACATACGGAAAATACTTGGAGCGCGACGCCGGGACACCCCTCGTGCGGCTCGTGTTCCCCATTTTTGACCGTCACCACTATCATCGGTACCCCACTTGGGGATACGCTGGTGGTCTTCGCATTCTTATGGCGCTACTCGATGAATACTTTGAAGCATTGGACGCTAGCACTATTGCTGTTTCGGAGACTGACTACAGCTATGACATTGTTCGGTGA
- the nifH gene encoding nitrogenase iron protein, which produces MSNLRQIAFYGKGGIGKSTTSQNTLAALSDLGQKILIVGCDPKADSTRLILHAKAQDTILSLAAEAGSVEDLELDDVMKIGYKDIRCVESGGPEPGVGCAGRGVITSINFLEENGAYDDVDYVSYDVLGDVVCGGFAMPIRENKAQEIYIVMSGEMMAMYAANNISKGILKYANSGGVRLGGLICNERKTDKELELAESLAEMLGTKLIHFVPRDNVVQHAELRRMTVIEYAPDCAQAGEYRALAEKIHNNGGNGVIPTPITMDQLEDLLMAKGILVQIDESKVGKTASELTA; this is translated from the coding sequence ATGTCTAACCTTCGGCAAATAGCCTTTTATGGTAAAGGTGGCATCGGCAAGTCGACTACCTCGCAGAACACGCTAGCGGCGCTGAGCGACCTCGGGCAGAAGATTCTCATCGTTGGGTGCGATCCAAAGGCGGACTCGACACGGCTTATTTTGCATGCTAAAGCCCAGGACACAATCCTCTCGCTTGCGGCTGAAGCGGGATCTGTCGAGGATCTTGAGCTGGATGACGTAATGAAGATTGGTTACAAGGACATTCGGTGTGTCGAGTCGGGGGGGCCTGAACCGGGGGTTGGCTGCGCAGGCAGAGGTGTTATAACGTCAATCAACTTCCTGGAAGAGAACGGCGCGTATGATGATGTTGACTACGTTTCCTATGATGTGCTCGGCGATGTCGTCTGTGGCGGTTTCGCGATGCCAATACGTGAAAACAAGGCCCAAGAGATCTACATTGTTATGTCTGGTGAGATGATGGCGATGTACGCGGCAAACAACATTTCTAAAGGCATTTTGAAGTACGCAAATAGCGGCGGCGTGCGCTTGGGTGGGTTGATCTGTAACGAGCGAAAAACGGACAAGGAACTTGAGCTAGCTGAATCGCTGGCGGAGATGCTAGGCACGAAGTTGATACACTTCGTGCCTCGCGACAACGTAGTCCAGCATGCAGAACTGCGTCGAATGACCGTCATTGAGTATGCGCCAGACTGCGCTCAGGCAGGGGAGTATCGTGCGCTTGCCGAGAAGATCCATAACAATGGTGGAAATGGCGTTATTCCGACGCCAATCACGATGGACCAGTTGGAGGATCTCTTGATGGCGAAGGGGATTCTGGTGCAGATCGACGAGTCAAAAGTTGGGAAGACTGCGTCAGAGCTTACTGCCTAG
- a CDS encoding homocitrate synthase, translating to MLKPIIIKRTLCGPEQPPRCLYRIEENCAISGIFLAPEIPELLTGIPAMGDEEITFIDAIGDMKLKPETIISRCSTDTEQTAALRCKAEFVQLSISVSDLYSHHLRLSRAWVLSLIARLIRKIGKCHTGISICMLSLGSAYSSFLVEVALCPSMCGEQRIQFSNKVGAILPFAAYDLIARLHDAVDLEKKIYLQNCVGLATAHTLAALNSSAPHVNPAVKGMVHPKGKAALEEVVTGSQHLLGQDTGVDRKTLVQISSLVKDAFDRTVPSNRIRTRIGSHRARSWNTHSRVSHFDSRLSRCDKHDSLLSNTRPHPDYQDSGNSEAVFRERVVKKMVLSLHRERRWRYPAKPIIPFPGNRRRSM from the coding sequence ATGCTTAAACCGATTATTATCAAGAGAACATTGTGCGGCCCAGAACAGCCCCCAAGGTGCCTTTATCGGATAGAAGAAAATTGTGCGATTTCCGGCATATTCTTGGCTCCGGAAATTCCAGAGTTGCTAACGGGAATCCCTGCAATGGGTGATGAGGAGATAACGTTTATCGACGCTATTGGGGACATGAAACTCAAGCCCGAAACAATAATTTCCCGGTGTTCGACAGACACCGAGCAAACCGCTGCCTTGCGCTGCAAGGCTGAGTTTGTGCAATTGTCCATTTCCGTTTCCGATCTCTATTCGCACCATCTGCGGCTGTCGCGAGCTTGGGTATTATCCCTGATCGCGCGCCTTATCCGGAAGATAGGGAAATGCCACACAGGAATATCTATTTGTATGTTAAGCCTTGGGAGTGCGTACTCCTCGTTCCTTGTGGAAGTCGCGCTGTGCCCGAGCATGTGTGGTGAACAGCGGATCCAATTCTCCAACAAAGTTGGTGCAATTCTCCCGTTTGCGGCCTACGACCTCATTGCAAGGCTGCACGATGCAGTTGATTTGGAGAAAAAAATCTATTTGCAAAATTGTGTCGGTCTCGCTACTGCACATACACTAGCTGCGCTCAACTCCAGCGCCCCACATGTGAACCCAGCAGTAAAAGGCATGGTTCACCCGAAGGGCAAGGCGGCGCTCGAGGAAGTCGTGACGGGTTCACAGCATCTACTTGGGCAGGATACAGGCGTCGATAGAAAAACGCTCGTCCAGATCTCTTCTCTTGTCAAAGATGCGTTTGACCGGACAGTGCCGTCGAACAGAATAAGAACCCGTATAGGCTCCCATCGAGCTAGGAGTTGGAATACACACTCCCGCGTATCCCATTTCGATTCCCGGCTGAGCCGATGCGACAAGCACGATTCGTTGCTGTCTAATACGCGTCCGCACCCAGATTACCAAGATTCGGGAAACTCCGAGGCCGTTTTCCGGGAGCGAGTAGTTAAAAAAATGGTGTTATCTCTGCATCGCGAGCGGCGCTGGAGATATCCAGCAAAGCCCATTATCCCTTTTCCTGGCAACCGTAGGAGGTCCATGTAG
- a CDS encoding 4Fe-4S binding protein: protein MALKIIASACTGCSACEAQCPNVAIRAKGDVLVIDPKKCTMCEGLDFPQCVSVCPVDDCIVPA, encoded by the coding sequence ATGGCCCTGAAGATTATTGCCTCAGCCTGCACCGGTTGCTCGGCGTGCGAGGCACAGTGCCCAAATGTTGCCATTAGGGCGAAAGGTGATGTGCTGGTAATTGATCCTAAGAAGTGCACTATGTGCGAGGGACTCGACTTTCCGCAGTGTGTGTCGGTGTGCCCCGTGGACGATTGCATAGTACCGGCTTAG
- the nifB gene encoding nitrogenase cofactor biosynthesis protein NifB, with translation MRDSASASTLPSTTCYGGEERIVPLMPTSRTSALRGGGTASVGASVLKCESSGEAEGMLPGVWDKIKDHPCYSEEAHHHYARMHVAVAPACNIQCNYCNRKYDCSNESRPGVTSRKLTPEQAVKKVMVVASRIPQLTVVGVAGPGDSLASPGTTFETFRLLKERAPDIKLCLSTNGLALPDFVNDICRYNIDHVTITINMIDPIIGARIYPWIFWNRRRLTGTDAAGVLHERQMRGLEMLTERGVLTKINSVLIPGINDKHLIEVNRAVKERGAFLHNIMPLISDPSHGTYFGLHGPREPTSHELRTVQEACSGGVKLMRHCRQCRADAVGLLGEDRSDEFSLESIEQMDIGYDRNIRHEYRVRTETEIMAQREAKREVLALTQGRKATGSLKVNIAVATKGRGRVNGHFGNISELKIFEVSASGVHFVGSRRVELYCQGGYGDDERLVRMIRAINDCHAIFVAKIGMCPRKELADAGIESVEQYAGEIVEVAALSWFNDYSSRVAGGASLRKHCDDA, from the coding sequence ATGCGAGATAGCGCGAGCGCGAGCACGCTACCATCGACTACCTGTTATGGAGGCGAGGAGAGAATTGTGCCCCTAATGCCAACTAGCAGAACATCCGCTCTACGGGGCGGCGGTACTGCGTCTGTTGGTGCCAGCGTGTTGAAGTGTGAGTCGTCTGGAGAGGCCGAGGGGATGCTGCCGGGGGTGTGGGATAAGATAAAAGATCATCCGTGCTACTCAGAGGAAGCGCATCACCATTACGCGCGCATGCATGTAGCGGTTGCGCCCGCCTGCAACATTCAGTGCAACTACTGTAACCGCAAGTACGACTGTTCAAACGAGTCGCGACCTGGCGTTACGTCGAGAAAGCTGACGCCAGAGCAGGCGGTGAAGAAAGTGATGGTTGTCGCGAGTCGCATACCGCAATTGACGGTGGTGGGTGTTGCTGGGCCCGGTGATTCTCTCGCGAGCCCGGGGACCACGTTTGAGACGTTTCGTTTGCTTAAGGAGCGAGCTCCCGATATCAAACTATGTCTCTCAACCAATGGCCTCGCGTTGCCTGACTTTGTGAATGACATCTGCCGATACAATATTGATCATGTGACAATAACCATCAACATGATCGATCCGATTATTGGAGCAAGAATTTACCCGTGGATTTTTTGGAACCGTCGCCGATTGACAGGGACGGACGCCGCAGGCGTGTTGCATGAGCGGCAGATGCGAGGGCTCGAAATGCTAACAGAACGTGGCGTACTGACGAAAATCAATTCGGTGTTGATTCCAGGCATTAACGATAAACATCTGATTGAGGTAAACCGCGCTGTGAAAGAGCGAGGTGCATTCCTTCACAACATTATGCCGCTAATCTCCGACCCCTCGCATGGTACGTACTTTGGCCTGCACGGACCACGCGAACCTACCTCCCATGAATTGAGGACAGTACAGGAAGCTTGTTCGGGCGGCGTGAAATTGATGCGGCATTGCCGGCAGTGCCGAGCGGACGCGGTAGGTCTCCTCGGGGAGGATCGCAGTGACGAGTTTTCTCTGGAGAGTATCGAGCAGATGGATATCGGTTATGACCGAAACATCCGCCACGAGTACCGGGTCCGCACGGAGACTGAGATCATGGCGCAACGTGAGGCAAAGAGGGAAGTACTAGCGTTAACGCAGGGCAGGAAAGCGACAGGATCACTGAAGGTCAATATCGCCGTTGCCACGAAAGGCCGGGGTCGCGTGAATGGGCACTTTGGGAATATTTCTGAACTAAAAATCTTCGAAGTTAGTGCTTCTGGCGTGCACTTTGTGGGTTCCCGCCGAGTTGAATTGTATTGCCAAGGGGGCTACGGTGACGATGAACGACTAGTACGTATGATACGCGCGATCAACGATTGTCATGCCATTTTTGTGGCGAAAATTGGTATGTGTCCGCGTAAGGAACTAGCCGATGCTGGCATCGAGTCGGTGGAGCAGTACGCGGGAGAGATTGTTGAGGTCGCAGCACTATCTTGGTTCAACGACTACTCAAGCCGTGTGGCTGGTGGCGCATCGTTGCGTAAACATTGCGACGATGCATGA
- a CDS encoding nitrogen fixation protein NifZ: protein MSGPKQVLCNSERNDTVEIAFEPSFEVGERVIARSMVRNDGTFFGKDIGEVIVNKGDTGYITRIDTFLQRFYIYAVHFVASDRRVGMRARELCTLDHLNEGVCAPIGDHIAGPPSITDRENFDGTVLNSKGGVNHKLEKSCGRSVHRLSGTSKKGSACCCRES from the coding sequence ATGTCGGGACCAAAGCAGGTCTTATGCAACTCTGAGAGAAATGACACCGTCGAAATAGCGTTTGAACCTAGCTTTGAGGTTGGCGAGCGCGTAATTGCACGGTCGATGGTTCGCAACGATGGAACGTTTTTTGGGAAAGACATTGGCGAAGTTATCGTGAATAAAGGAGATACTGGCTACATCACTAGAATCGACACCTTCCTGCAACGATTCTACATCTATGCTGTTCACTTCGTCGCGAGTGATCGTCGCGTCGGCATGCGCGCAAGAGAACTCTGCACGCTGGACCACTTAAATGAAGGCGTATGCGCGCCTATCGGCGACCACATCGCGGGCCCACCGTCCATCACAGATAGGGAAAATTTTGACGGGACCGTTCTGAATTCCAAGGGAGGAGTCAATCACAAACTGGAGAAATCTTGTGGAAGATCAGTCCATAGATTATCTGGTACTTCAAAAAAAGGTTCCGCGTGCTGTTGTAGGGAATCCTGA